One genomic segment of Paenibacillus durus includes these proteins:
- a CDS encoding Spo0B domain-containing protein, producing MKSWKSAVGVSVLSIAFPLGAACVWPTLWTCLLLGLWAAAAALFSVLAVRRHYERELRKQERILQQTAIRTLNHHRHDWMNDLQVLYGYIQLGKPDKSVQCVERIKGRIELDSRISKLGIPSLVFYLQSFRTVGGSLQLDIEVEEGLHLGDRLTPEAGDELTSVIMQTVRACQFGGFAAQGETRSLILSFKKDKGDVVIAFGGNSDGLRGGTELFREQIFNIVQGKIVTAEQLTPHKADFQLRLPMGM from the coding sequence ATGAAATCCTGGAAAAGCGCAGTAGGAGTGTCGGTCTTATCGATAGCGTTTCCCTTGGGGGCCGCATGCGTATGGCCGACGCTTTGGACATGCCTTCTGCTTGGCTTGTGGGCCGCAGCGGCAGCTTTATTCAGCGTCCTGGCGGTCCGCCGCCATTATGAACGGGAACTGCGGAAGCAAGAACGGATCCTGCAGCAGACGGCGATCCGGACGCTTAATCATCACCGCCATGACTGGATGAATGATCTCCAGGTATTGTACGGCTATATTCAACTGGGCAAGCCTGATAAATCGGTACAGTGTGTGGAAAGAATAAAAGGGCGCATCGAGCTGGACAGCCGGATATCCAAGCTTGGTATACCTTCGCTGGTCTTCTATCTTCAATCCTTCCGCACCGTGGGCGGCAGCCTGCAATTGGATATTGAAGTGGAAGAAGGATTGCATCTCGGAGATAGGCTGACACCCGAGGCTGGAGATGAGCTGACCTCGGTGATTATGCAGACGGTCAGAGCCTGCCAATTTGGAGGGTTCGCTGCCCAGGGCGAGACCCGTTCGCTGATCCTTTCCTTTAAGAAGGATAAGGGGGACGTTGTCATTGCATTCGGCGGCAACAGCGATGGCTTGCGCGGAGGAACGGAGTTGTTCCGGGAACAGATATTCAATATCGTGCAGGGCAAAATTGTAACAGCGGAGCAGCTGACGCCCCATAAGGCGGATTTCCAGCTGCGCCTGCCGATGGGAATGTGA
- a CDS encoding ribosomal-processing cysteine protease Prp translates to MINVRITRSSSQGVIVGFAVKGHAEYDKRGRDIVCAGVSTVTVGTVNAIEALTGVVLDSSMKDGFLSGTLLPIEDPETAAKVQLLLESMVVMLNTIAESYGKYIQIQEVII, encoded by the coding sequence ATGATTAACGTGCGGATTACGAGGTCTTCCTCTCAGGGCGTCATCGTCGGTTTTGCCGTAAAAGGCCATGCCGAGTATGACAAAAGGGGCAGAGATATCGTATGTGCCGGTGTTTCGACTGTAACGGTCGGTACTGTCAACGCGATTGAAGCCTTAACCGGAGTCGTGCTGGATTCGTCCATGAAGGACGGGTTTCTCAGCGGGACGCTGTTGCCGATTGAAGACCCCGAAACTGCTGCCAAAGTGCAGCTGCTTCTGGAATCCATGGTCGTTATGCTCAATACGATTGCAGAGTCGTACGGTAAGTATATTCAGATACAGGAAGTCATTATTTGA
- the minD gene encoding septum site-determining protein MinD → MGEAIVVTSGKGGVGKTTTTANIGTALALQGKKVCLVDTDIGLRNLDVVMGLENRIIYDLVDVAEGRCRLGQALVKDKRFEELYMLPAAQTKDKTSVTPEQVRDIVLELKKEYEYILIDCPAGIEHGFRNAVAGADKAIVVTTPEHAAVRDADRVIGLLEQSDVESPKLVINRIRPGLIKSGDMLDVEDILQVLNIDLIGIVPDDELVIKAANMGEPTVMNPDSDAAIAYRNIARRILGDAVPLMQLDRKPGAFKKLKKFFGIG, encoded by the coding sequence ATGGGAGAAGCGATTGTTGTTACCTCCGGCAAAGGCGGCGTGGGCAAGACGACCACAACGGCCAATATTGGAACCGCGCTTGCGCTGCAGGGGAAAAAAGTATGTCTCGTTGATACCGATATCGGGCTGCGAAATCTGGACGTGGTTATGGGTCTTGAGAACCGAATCATATATGATTTGGTGGATGTCGCCGAAGGACGCTGCAGGCTTGGCCAGGCATTGGTCAAAGACAAGCGGTTTGAAGAGCTGTATATGCTCCCGGCCGCGCAGACAAAGGACAAAACTTCAGTTACCCCCGAGCAGGTCAGAGATATCGTATTGGAACTGAAGAAGGAATATGAATATATTCTGATCGATTGTCCGGCAGGAATTGAGCACGGCTTCCGCAACGCGGTAGCCGGCGCGGATAAGGCGATTGTCGTAACAACGCCTGAACATGCAGCCGTGCGCGACGCCGACCGGGTGATCGGGCTGCTCGAGCAGTCCGATGTGGAATCGCCCAAGCTGGTCATTAACCGCATCCGGCCTGGACTCATCAAATCCGGCGATATGCTGGATGTCGAGGATATTCTGCAGGTGCTCAATATCGACCTGATCGGGATTGTACCGGATGACGAACTCGTGATTAAGGCAGCTAATATGGGAGAGCCAACGGTCATGAATCCGGATTCGGATGCCGCCATCGCCTACCGCAATATTGCCCGCCGCATCTTGGGCGACGCTGTGCCTCTGATGCAGCTTGACCGCAAGCCGGGCGCATTCAAAAAGTTGAAGAAATTTTTCGGTATCGGTTAA
- the rplU gene encoding 50S ribosomal protein L21, protein MYAIIETGGKQYKVQEGDVLFIEKLNAEDGASVTFDRVLAVSNEGGLTAGTPLVSGASVTAKVEKHGKGQKVVVYKYKPKKNYHKKQGHRQPYTKVTIEKIQA, encoded by the coding sequence ATGTATGCAATTATCGAAACTGGCGGCAAGCAATACAAAGTTCAAGAGGGCGACGTATTGTTCATCGAGAAGCTGAACGCGGAAGACGGAGCAAGCGTAACGTTTGACCGTGTCCTGGCTGTATCGAACGAAGGCGGTCTGACGGCGGGAACTCCGCTCGTAAGCGGCGCTTCCGTAACGGCGAAGGTTGAGAAGCATGGTAAAGGTCAGAAGGTTGTCGTTTACAAATACAAACCGAAGAAGAACTACCATAAGAAGCAAGGCCATCGTCAACCTTACACGAAAGTAACGATCGAGAAGATTCAAGCGTAA
- a CDS encoding M23 family metallopeptidase: MGHKTIAGNHRKQPIRNLLEEKPDFAKPPRFSKPGDGSAEDWHKYLNGNDAEPDPEKLWKERHRNWDGEGERERQKPRFLSGFIRRTMISGLLFGAVWGIFTVQQPWAYRAQNFITGVLSKDMDFTAARVWYERYFDGAPAFIPIFGDGEETTRKVSALHKLSSPIAGSIVRPFASTLKGVEIMPAVDEAGSAVVKSIDMGRVLSVSREAEGGIRVTVQHSGGITAEYGHLYGTKLKADDWVQSGDTVGWMEETNASSPKLLYFAVMRDKAYIDPAEEIGFD, encoded by the coding sequence ATGGGTCACAAAACAATCGCAGGGAATCACCGCAAGCAGCCTATCCGCAATCTGCTGGAAGAAAAACCGGATTTCGCCAAACCGCCGCGATTCAGCAAGCCGGGTGACGGCAGTGCGGAAGATTGGCATAAATACCTGAATGGGAACGACGCCGAGCCCGACCCGGAAAAACTGTGGAAAGAGCGGCACCGCAACTGGGACGGGGAAGGAGAACGGGAACGGCAGAAGCCGCGATTCCTGTCAGGCTTTATTCGGCGCACAATGATCAGCGGGCTTCTGTTCGGAGCGGTATGGGGAATCTTTACGGTGCAGCAGCCATGGGCTTATCGCGCGCAAAATTTCATAACCGGCGTATTAAGCAAAGATATGGACTTTACTGCTGCCCGTGTGTGGTATGAACGGTATTTTGACGGAGCTCCTGCATTTATCCCGATTTTCGGGGATGGTGAGGAGACAACGCGGAAAGTCTCGGCGCTTCATAAGCTGTCTTCCCCTATAGCAGGAAGCATTGTAAGGCCATTTGCCTCTACGCTAAAAGGCGTAGAAATTATGCCTGCGGTTGATGAAGCCGGAAGTGCGGTGGTAAAAAGCATAGATATGGGAAGGGTGCTCTCCGTTTCACGTGAAGCGGAAGGAGGCATCCGTGTAACCGTTCAGCATAGCGGAGGAATTACCGCCGAATACGGACATTTATACGGCACGAAGCTGAAAGCGGACGACTGGGTGCAGAGCGGCGATACCGTCGGATGGATGGAGGAAACGAACGCATCTTCTCCGAAGCTGCTCTATTTTGCGGTGATGCGTGACAAGGCTTATATCGATCCGGCGGAAGAGATCGGTTTTGATTAG
- a CDS encoding M50 family metallopeptidase, whose protein sequence is MIRVWGISFFMHPLFVIIMLLSVLTGQFLELLTLFAIVLVHELGHVWAALLAGATVKSVQLLPFGGVAVIEDNGKLTAYREIGIALAGPLQNVLMIAFAAAFKEAGWGGEAYMTYLIQANLIIALFNMLPILPLDGGRIVQAALSLQAPYYSTLLWCGRISIAASALTAVYALLPLGSGGGLRLNLLMIAAFLLYSNITDHRNLPYRFLAFLMNRGAIYEQHMDKGTPALPIVAPLAKPLDDILRLFKRHQYHLIYVLDAEGGVMAVVPEQRLLSSYFGI, encoded by the coding sequence TTGATTAGGGTCTGGGGCATTTCCTTTTTCATGCACCCGCTGTTTGTCATCATTATGCTGCTTTCCGTGCTTACCGGACAATTTCTCGAATTGCTGACGCTCTTTGCCATTGTCCTCGTTCACGAGCTGGGACATGTCTGGGCGGCACTCCTGGCCGGGGCCACCGTCAAATCGGTGCAGCTGCTCCCGTTCGGAGGAGTCGCAGTCATTGAGGACAATGGAAAGCTGACCGCATACCGCGAAATCGGAATTGCGCTAGCGGGACCGCTGCAGAACGTTCTGATGATTGCGTTCGCGGCCGCTTTTAAAGAAGCAGGCTGGGGTGGCGAAGCCTATATGACTTATCTCATCCAAGCCAATCTCATTATCGCCCTATTTAATATGCTGCCTATTTTACCGCTTGATGGAGGGAGAATCGTACAAGCTGCCCTAAGCCTTCAGGCGCCGTATTACTCGACTCTGCTGTGGTGCGGAAGAATCAGCATTGCGGCAAGCGCCTTGACCGCTGTGTATGCTCTGTTGCCGCTGGGAAGCGGCGGCGGACTTCGGCTTAATTTGCTGATGATCGCCGCATTTCTGCTGTATTCCAATATAACGGATCATCGAAATCTTCCTTACCGGTTTTTGGCTTTTCTTATGAACCGGGGGGCTATATATGAACAACATATGGACAAAGGCACACCTGCACTCCCAATTGTTGCGCCTCTTGCGAAACCTTTGGATGACATTCTGCGTCTATTTAAACGGCACCAGTATCATTTGATCTATGTGCTTGACGCCGAAGGAGGCGTGATGGCGGTCGTACCGGAGCAGCGCTTGCTCTCGTCCTATTTTGGGATTTGA
- a CDS encoding Rne/Rng family ribonuclease yields the protein MKQMIVHCSQHMTRMALLEKGRLVEYAAEREEQQGLVGSYYKGRVMNVLPGMQAAFVDIGQKKNAFLYVDDVLHPHLEKQPKVKPSIDTLLKPGQEIIVQVRREPRGNKGARVTTHYTLPGRWMVYMPFAEYVGVSKKIGRESERNRLKALAERLRKNEEGLIMRTVSEDELSVAVEGDLALLRAQWERIMRRAQKAEAPALLHRDLSIVQRFIRDTFDPRLDELRIDSPQAVKEAEAFLSEMAPEGYKPVELYTGIEPIFAAYGVVEQLVRGFSRKITLEGGGTLIWDEAEALTVIDVNTAQYTGGASLEETVTRTNLLAAEEIGRLIRLRDTGGIIIIDFIDMEREEHRKMVVARLESIVSGDRTKTYILGWTRLGLLEMTRKKVRHDVMEFSTRSCECCGGTGRTPIWNQEWE from the coding sequence ATGAAACAAATGATCGTTCACTGCTCGCAGCATATGACCAGGATGGCCCTTCTGGAGAAGGGAAGGCTGGTGGAATATGCGGCTGAGCGGGAGGAGCAGCAGGGACTGGTCGGCAGCTATTACAAGGGACGGGTAATGAATGTGCTGCCTGGAATGCAGGCCGCTTTTGTCGATATCGGGCAGAAAAAAAATGCCTTTCTATATGTAGATGATGTACTGCATCCGCATCTGGAGAAACAGCCTAAAGTAAAGCCATCGATTGATACGCTGCTAAAGCCCGGACAGGAAATTATTGTTCAGGTTAGAAGAGAACCTAGAGGAAACAAGGGAGCGCGGGTTACGACACACTACACGCTCCCCGGACGCTGGATGGTATATATGCCGTTTGCGGAATACGTCGGGGTTTCCAAAAAGATCGGGCGCGAATCCGAGCGGAACCGGCTGAAGGCGCTGGCCGAACGCCTGCGGAAGAATGAAGAAGGTCTGATTATGCGCACCGTGTCCGAGGACGAGCTCTCCGTAGCGGTGGAAGGAGATTTGGCTCTTCTGCGGGCACAGTGGGAGAGGATCATGCGCCGCGCCCAAAAGGCGGAGGCGCCGGCGCTGCTGCACCGCGATCTCAGCATCGTACAAAGATTCATCCGTGACACGTTCGATCCCCGGCTGGACGAGCTTCGGATAGATTCTCCGCAGGCCGTCAAAGAGGCCGAGGCATTCTTAAGTGAGATGGCTCCGGAAGGATACAAGCCGGTGGAGCTGTATACCGGAATCGAGCCGATTTTTGCCGCATACGGGGTGGTAGAGCAGCTCGTGCGCGGATTCAGCCGCAAAATCACGCTCGAAGGTGGAGGAACGCTTATCTGGGATGAGGCGGAAGCGCTCACCGTAATTGATGTCAACACGGCTCAATATACGGGCGGCGCGTCGCTGGAGGAGACGGTTACGCGCACTAATCTTCTCGCTGCGGAAGAGATCGGGCGTCTGATCCGGCTTCGGGATACCGGCGGCATTATCATCATCGATTTCATTGACATGGAACGGGAAGAGCATCGCAAAATGGTGGTGGCCCGGCTTGAAAGCATCGTCAGCGGCGACCGGACGAAGACTTATATTTTGGGCTGGACCCGGCTGGGACTGCTTGAGATGACGCGAAAAAAAGTGAGGCATGACGTCATGGAATTCTCCACACGTTCATGTGAATGCTGCGGAGGCACCGGTCGAACGCCGATTTGGAATCAGGAATGGGAATAA
- the rpmA gene encoding 50S ribosomal protein L27 codes for MLKLDLQLFASKKGVGSTKNGRDSHAKRLGVKRADGQAVTGGSILVRQRGTKIHPGTNVGIGKDDTLFAKVDGVVKFERLGRDRKKVSVYPVDVAPVAAALEA; via the coding sequence ATGTTGAAATTGGATCTTCAATTGTTCGCATCGAAAAAAGGTGTAGGTTCCACAAAGAACGGACGCGATAGCCACGCGAAACGTCTTGGTGTGAAACGCGCCGATGGCCAAGCCGTAACAGGCGGAAGCATTCTGGTGCGTCAACGCGGAACGAAAATCCACCCGGGCACGAACGTAGGCATCGGCAAAGACGATACTTTGTTCGCCAAAGTGGACGGCGTTGTGAAGTTCGAACGTCTGGGCCGCGATCGCAAGAAAGTGAGCGTCTACCCGGTAGACGTCGCTCCGGTAGCGGCGGCTCTGGAAGCGTAA